The following proteins are co-located in the Conyzicola lurida genome:
- a CDS encoding carbohydrate ABC transporter permease: MTTRSFTRTPRTFYWMVMPAVVIFFGLHTIPVLSGMFFSLTNYAGYGTWDFVGISNYINLFQDSRVLSSYTFTFGFAIVSTILVNVVALAIALGLNAKIKFKTAFRGVFFIPYVLSILIIGYVFNYLFANSFPAIFTSLGLDGLSGNILSDPNFAWVGIVIVTVWQAAAFNIILYIAGLQTIPAEVYEAAGIDGASSWRQFRSITFPLIGAYFTINMVLSFKSFLQVFDQIVALTAGGPGTSTESIAMVIYRGGFQGGEYGYQMANAVIYLLVIILVSFVQLRFLQRKEASI; this comes from the coding sequence ATGACTACCAGAAGCTTTACCCGCACCCCGCGCACCTTCTACTGGATGGTCATGCCGGCCGTCGTGATCTTCTTCGGCCTGCACACCATCCCCGTGCTCTCGGGTATGTTCTTCAGCCTCACCAACTACGCCGGCTACGGCACGTGGGACTTCGTGGGCATCTCGAACTACATCAACCTGTTCCAGGACAGCCGCGTGCTCAGTTCGTACACCTTCACCTTCGGGTTCGCGATCGTCTCCACGATCCTCGTGAACGTGGTGGCACTGGCCATCGCGCTCGGCCTCAACGCGAAGATCAAGTTCAAGACCGCGTTCCGCGGGGTGTTCTTCATCCCCTACGTGCTCTCGATCCTCATCATCGGCTACGTGTTCAACTACCTGTTCGCGAACTCGTTCCCGGCGATCTTCACCTCGCTCGGGCTCGACGGCCTCTCGGGCAACATCCTCTCCGACCCGAACTTCGCCTGGGTCGGCATCGTGATCGTGACCGTGTGGCAGGCGGCGGCGTTCAACATCATCCTGTACATCGCGGGCCTGCAGACCATCCCGGCCGAGGTCTACGAGGCGGCGGGAATCGACGGCGCGAGTTCGTGGCGTCAGTTCCGCTCCATCACGTTCCCACTCATAGGCGCGTACTTCACCATCAACATGGTGCTGTCGTTCAAGTCGTTCCTGCAGGTCTTCGACCAGATCGTCGCGTTGACGGCCGGTGGACCCGGAACATCGACCGAGTCGATCGCCATGGTCATCTACCGGGGCGGTTTCCAGGGCGGCGAGTACGGCTACCAGATGGCCAACGCCGTCATCTATCTGCTCGTCATCATCCTCGTGTCATTCGTCCAGCTGCGGTTCCTGCAGCGCAAGGAGGCGTCGATCTAA
- a CDS encoding carbohydrate ABC transporter permease, whose amino-acid sequence MSATLENNEALTTTARVAGDRPRRRRRLDGGNGGINGWLTALIAVCALTVLIPLYFTVVTALKTPDQLGGTGFELPTSIRWENFADAYQLTNFPRALLNTAIITVGAVVLTLLTNSLVAYAIARNMHKRFFKGLYFYFLAAIFVPFPIIMLPVVKETALLGIDTPVGLILLYTVYGLSFNIFIFVAYINSIPVELEEAARMDGASTWGVFRKVIFPLLAPMNATVGILTCVWAWNDFLLPLVVLSDPSAQTLPLAQFIFQGQFNTNYTVAFASYLMALAPLLVVYVVAQRWVVSGVMRGSVK is encoded by the coding sequence ATGTCCGCAACACTCGAGAACAACGAAGCTCTCACCACGACTGCCCGGGTGGCAGGCGACCGACCGCGTCGGCGCCGCCGTCTCGACGGCGGCAACGGCGGCATCAACGGGTGGCTCACGGCGCTCATCGCCGTCTGCGCGCTCACCGTGCTGATCCCGCTCTACTTCACCGTGGTCACGGCACTGAAGACACCGGACCAGCTCGGCGGCACCGGGTTCGAACTGCCCACGAGCATCCGTTGGGAGAACTTCGCCGACGCGTACCAGCTGACCAACTTCCCGCGGGCGCTGCTGAACACGGCGATCATCACGGTCGGCGCGGTCGTGCTCACCCTGCTCACTAACTCGCTCGTGGCCTACGCGATCGCACGCAACATGCACAAGAGATTCTTCAAGGGGCTGTACTTCTACTTCCTCGCGGCGATCTTCGTGCCGTTCCCGATCATCATGCTGCCGGTCGTCAAGGAGACCGCGCTGCTCGGAATCGACACCCCGGTCGGCCTCATCCTGCTGTACACGGTCTACGGGCTGTCGTTCAACATTTTCATCTTCGTGGCCTACATCAATTCGATCCCGGTCGAATTGGAAGAGGCGGCAAGAATGGATGGCGCATCGACGTGGGGTGTCTTCCGCAAGGTGATCTTCCCCCTGCTCGCGCCGATGAACGCGACGGTCGGAATCCTCACCTGCGTCTGGGCGTGGAACGACTTTCTGCTGCCGCTCGTCGTGCTCTCCGATCCGTCGGCGCAGACGCTGCCGCTCGCGCAGTTCATCTTCCAAGGCCAGTTCAACACCAACTACACGGTCGCGTTCGCGTCATACCTGATGGCGCTCGCTCCCCTGCTCGTGGTCTACGTGGTTGCGCAGCGCTGGGTCGTCAGCGGGGTGATGCGCGGGTCGGTGAAGTAG